In one Aeromicrobium wangtongii genomic region, the following are encoded:
- a CDS encoding ComF family protein yields MTSSGQPQAPLDGLCTVCCEALVDGACPNTVCRLPDRAFSRLYTVSESADETWDLIYRFKYGEEKELAEQLGRMLVDYLQDRRAELERFDHLTTTALYIGPQARRLWDYLQLIQDAAQRIDPSWPFATDLIAKVRPTGRFLGIGVDDRRVIAEGELRDALQVPDPSRVEGRRVLVIDDAYSEGFTLREMARALRQAGAVEVAGLVFARRKGT; encoded by the coding sequence GTGACGAGCTCCGGTCAGCCGCAGGCGCCGCTCGACGGCCTGTGCACGGTCTGTTGTGAGGCTTTGGTCGACGGCGCGTGTCCTAACACGGTGTGTCGCCTGCCCGACCGAGCGTTCTCGCGGTTGTACACGGTCTCGGAGAGCGCTGATGAGACCTGGGACTTGATCTACCGCTTCAAGTACGGCGAGGAAAAGGAGCTCGCGGAGCAGCTGGGCCGCATGCTGGTGGACTACCTCCAAGATCGTCGTGCCGAACTGGAGCGGTTCGACCATCTCACCACGACCGCCCTGTACATCGGGCCGCAGGCCCGACGTTTGTGGGACTACCTACAGCTGATCCAGGATGCCGCCCAGCGGATCGACCCGAGCTGGCCGTTCGCGACGGACCTGATCGCGAAGGTGCGACCCACCGGACGATTTCTCGGCATCGGTGTCGACGATCGTCGCGTGATCGCCGAAGGAGAGTTGCGCGACGCGCTCCAGGTGCCCGATCCGAGCCGCGTCGAGGGCAGGCGGGTCCTGGTCATCGACGATGCGTACTCCGAAGGGTTCACGCTGCGCGAGATGGCGCGCGCGCTGCGTCAGGCAGGAGCCGTGGAGGTCGCCGGTCTGGTCTTCGCGCGACGAAAAGGCACCTGA
- a CDS encoding LuxR family transcriptional regulator, giving the protein MGSRLDAFEPALVGRPEELAVLAALLERAGTGRAGTLLIAGDAGVGKTALVQRACSKAASTSSVLVLAGACLPLASLSVPFLAIRSALRDARHDGIPMPPAMDSADSPANAPIVFDTWLDDLARDRAVVLAVDDLHWADQSTLDVRAAESLLLHDRHHRAAAAAHLRRGLSLAEDLAAVPLQRELQSLATTARIRTGAVGSTDGPAPPHETPSLLGLTTREREILAHVVAGRTYGEIARDLMISEKTVSSHISHLLHKTGTANRVDLARLAARAHRG; this is encoded by the coding sequence ATGGGCTCGCGTCTCGACGCGTTCGAGCCCGCTCTTGTGGGTCGTCCCGAGGAGCTGGCCGTGCTTGCTGCGCTCCTCGAGCGGGCCGGCACCGGCCGCGCGGGCACACTGTTGATCGCCGGTGATGCCGGTGTGGGCAAGACCGCACTGGTGCAGCGGGCATGCTCGAAGGCGGCGTCGACCTCGTCCGTCCTCGTCCTGGCGGGAGCGTGCCTACCGCTTGCGTCGTTGTCGGTACCTTTCCTCGCCATCCGGAGCGCGTTGCGGGACGCACGACACGACGGCATCCCCATGCCACCGGCCATGGATTCGGCCGACTCCCCCGCGAACGCTCCGATTGTCTTCGACACCTGGTTGGACGATCTCGCCCGCGACCGTGCGGTCGTCCTGGCCGTGGACGATCTGCACTGGGCTGATCAGAGCACGCTGGACGTGCGTGCGGCGGAGTCACTGCTGCTGCACGATCGCCATCATCGCGCGGCCGCCGCGGCCCATCTTCGGCGCGGGCTGTCGCTCGCCGAGGACCTGGCCGCCGTGCCCCTTCAGCGTGAACTGCAGTCCCTCGCGACGACTGCGCGGATCCGCACCGGTGCGGTGGGATCGACCGACGGTCCGGCGCCGCCACACGAGACTCCCAGCCTGCTTGGCCTCACGACCCGCGAGCGGGAGATCTTGGCCCACGTCGTCGCGGGGCGTACGTACGGCGAGATAGCCCGAGACCTGATGATCAGCGAGAAGACCGTCAGCTCGCACATCTCTCATCTGCTGCACAAGACCGGCACCGCGAACCGCGTCGACCTGGCCCGCCTCGCCGCCCGAGCCCACCGGGGGTGA
- a CDS encoding VOC family protein, producing MPSAGVVALNHVGVSVADLDRARTFWVDGLGAADHGSFAWPVGTGPADESLATKDTAAAVMLLRTDTAFLELFAFSSPTPAARPAASPGVAALAWAVPDVAAVRAQLGLGDDEPVRCPDGTPVELRAADGGPTGLIGVTVRVDDPANHPLPTVPGPVPVTVVGGADAQAARPVDLGVNHLCLDVAGIAEVRSGLDRVRWHHDVTESSGGIAAVCYGTTSDGVLVELLESRSPDAFLARCRLTHPGP from the coding sequence GTGCCCAGCGCTGGAGTCGTTGCCCTCAACCATGTCGGCGTGAGCGTTGCCGATCTTGACCGCGCCCGGACGTTCTGGGTGGACGGCCTGGGGGCCGCCGACCACGGAAGCTTCGCCTGGCCCGTGGGGACGGGCCCGGCCGACGAGTCGCTCGCGACGAAGGACACGGCAGCTGCGGTGATGCTGCTGCGCACCGACACGGCGTTCCTCGAGCTCTTCGCCTTCAGCTCGCCGACACCTGCGGCCAGGCCGGCAGCGAGCCCGGGCGTGGCCGCGCTGGCCTGGGCGGTGCCGGACGTCGCGGCGGTCCGCGCGCAGCTGGGGCTCGGCGATGACGAACCGGTCCGTTGCCCCGATGGGACGCCGGTCGAGCTGCGCGCGGCGGACGGCGGCCCGACGGGCCTGATCGGGGTGACGGTCCGGGTGGATGACCCCGCGAATCACCCCCTGCCGACGGTTCCAGGCCCCGTGCCGGTGACCGTGGTCGGCGGCGCGGACGCGCAGGCCGCGCGCCCGGTCGACCTGGGCGTCAACCATCTGTGCCTGGATGTCGCCGGGATCGCCGAGGTGCGGTCCGGTCTCGACCGGGTGCGCTGGCACCACGACGTCACCGAGTCCAGCGGCGGCATCGCCGCGGTCTGCTACGGCACGACGTCCGACGGAGTGCTCGTCGAGCTCTTGGAGAGTCGCAGCCCGGACGCTTTCTTGGCACGCTGCCGTCTCACACACCCCGGTCCATGA
- a CDS encoding alpha/beta hydrolase: protein MAEAATGTFTFSEEWFDAHGTRCAARVYRPTSDCAGRRPVVVMAHGFGAVRALRLYAYAERFAAAGFVVVVFDYRGFGDSEGEPRQVLSVRMQHQDWRAALNYARTLDGVDSQKVVAWGTSFAGGHVITIAGQGEPLAAIIAQVPHVSGPAAVRSTGLKAALKVAVPALRDQVGSWLGRDPVLVDSVNLPGRPGMMTTPDAHPGMLRLLHESGLSEGAYPQTVAARIALSIGAYSPGRWAARVRCPALVQIVAHDAITPRPVAEAAAARIPHSTVKIYDGGHFDPYVGPLFETVIADQLDFLIRHTAPPPA, encoded by the coding sequence ATGGCCGAAGCAGCCACCGGCACGTTCACGTTCTCCGAGGAGTGGTTCGACGCCCACGGCACCCGCTGCGCCGCCCGCGTCTACCGCCCGACCTCCGATTGCGCGGGCCGGCGACCTGTGGTGGTCATGGCGCACGGATTCGGCGCGGTGCGCGCCTTGCGGCTGTACGCCTACGCCGAACGGTTCGCCGCAGCGGGCTTCGTCGTGGTGGTGTTCGACTACCGCGGCTTCGGTGACAGCGAGGGCGAGCCACGACAGGTGCTGAGTGTCCGGATGCAGCACCAGGACTGGCGTGCCGCTCTGAACTACGCCCGCACCCTGGATGGGGTGGACTCGCAGAAGGTCGTGGCCTGGGGGACGTCATTTGCCGGCGGCCACGTCATCACGATCGCCGGACAGGGCGAACCACTGGCCGCGATCATCGCGCAGGTCCCCCACGTCAGCGGGCCCGCCGCGGTCAGGTCGACCGGTCTGAAGGCGGCACTGAAGGTCGCGGTGCCCGCCCTGCGCGATCAGGTGGGTTCCTGGCTGGGCCGCGACCCCGTCCTCGTCGACAGCGTCAACCTTCCCGGACGTCCCGGGATGATGACGACGCCGGACGCCCATCCCGGCATGCTGAGGCTGCTCCACGAGTCGGGCCTGAGCGAGGGCGCCTACCCCCAGACGGTGGCGGCCCGCATCGCACTGAGCATCGGCGCGTACTCGCCCGGGCGCTGGGCCGCCCGGGTCCGATGCCCCGCCCTGGTCCAGATCGTCGCCCACGACGCGATCACACCCCGGCCTGTCGCAGAGGCAGCAGCAGCCAGGATCCCGCACTCCACGGTCAAGATCTACGACGGCGGCCACTTCGACCCCTACGTCGGCCCACTGTTCGAGACCGTCATCGCAGACCAGCTCGACTTCCTGATCCGGCACACCGCCCCACCGCCAGCCTGA
- a CDS encoding zinc-binding dehydrogenase, protein MEQRDEPISTPEESPRTMLAGRLTLNPRRFAVEEVPVPRPGPGEVLVAVKASGVCLSDIHLIDGSLTPPFNKSDAVTLGHETAGVIEEIGPGVTGWTVGTRVALQAGQACGLCPACLQRKPCPEVRTRGVDYDGGWAEFTIARADTLIAIPDNLPFDQAAIIPDAVSTPYSAIVDTGQLRPGQAVGIWGIGGLGAHGVRICRMAGAYPIIALDPVPSARERALSFGADLALDPSSPSVAEEVRAATGGRGLDLAFDFAGVPAVREQAAALLGLSGVLVLVGLTPHPLTVPDGIGFSVKGNQLRGHYGSSDGSVEQLIALSSGGRLDLAPSITAHIPLAEAAEAVSQLQRKVGDPIRLILVP, encoded by the coding sequence ATGGAACAACGCGACGAGCCAATCAGCACCCCCGAGGAGAGCCCACGGACGATGCTGGCCGGGAGGCTGACCCTCAACCCTCGGCGGTTCGCCGTCGAGGAGGTGCCGGTCCCCCGGCCCGGGCCCGGCGAAGTGCTGGTGGCAGTGAAGGCTTCGGGCGTCTGCCTGTCCGACATCCATCTGATCGACGGCAGCCTGACGCCACCGTTCAACAAGAGCGACGCGGTGACGCTGGGCCACGAGACGGCAGGGGTGATCGAGGAGATCGGACCGGGCGTCACCGGGTGGACCGTCGGGACAAGGGTGGCGCTGCAGGCCGGGCAGGCATGTGGTCTGTGTCCCGCGTGCTTGCAGCGGAAACCATGCCCGGAGGTGCGGACTCGCGGGGTTGACTATGACGGGGGTTGGGCAGAGTTCACGATCGCCAGAGCTGACACCCTGATCGCAATTCCGGACAACCTTCCGTTCGACCAGGCCGCCATCATTCCTGACGCAGTCTCTACCCCCTACTCCGCGATCGTTGACACTGGCCAGCTGCGGCCCGGCCAAGCGGTCGGTATCTGGGGCATCGGCGGGCTGGGTGCGCATGGCGTGCGGATCTGCCGGATGGCCGGTGCATACCCGATCATCGCCCTGGATCCCGTGCCGAGCGCGCGCGAACGGGCCTTGTCGTTCGGCGCAGACCTGGCACTCGACCCGAGCAGCCCATCGGTGGCCGAGGAGGTGAGGGCCGCCACTGGCGGCCGTGGCCTGGATCTTGCCTTCGACTTCGCCGGAGTGCCCGCGGTGCGCGAGCAGGCCGCGGCGCTGCTCGGCCTCAGCGGCGTTCTGGTGCTCGTTGGTCTAACTCCCCATCCGCTCACCGTTCCTGATGGGATCGGATTCAGCGTCAAGGGCAATCAGCTTCGGGGACACTACGGATCCAGCGACGGGAGCGTTGAGCAGCTCATTGCACTGAGCTCCGGGGGCCGTCTCGACCTCGCCCCGTCCATCACTGCCCACATCCCGCTTGCGGAGGCGGCCGAGGCGGTGAGCCAGCTCCAGCGCAAAGTCGGCGACCCCATCCGGCTCATTCTGGTGCCCTGA